The following are encoded together in the Xanthobacter autotrophicus Py2 genome:
- a CDS encoding protein of unknown function DUF983 (PFAM: protein of unknown function DUF983~KEGG: ret:RHE_CH01276 hypothetical protein) has protein sequence MHAYNVVIVCVTRYRWSNLMDETSPVMSAEHWPSLSPLQTGLHGRCPRCGQGHLFNGFLTLRPSCEACGLDYGFADPADGPAFFVMMFVCIPAVIFGLWLEMAYEPPVWVHFVTTLPLILLSCIPPLRPLKGWLVASQFFYKAEEGQRVTVKDEVAAPRPLP, from the coding sequence ATGCACGCATACAATGTTGTTATTGTATGCGTGACACGGTATCGTTGGTCCAACCTCATGGACGAAACGAGCCCTGTCATGTCAGCCGAGCACTGGCCCTCGCTCTCCCCGCTTCAGACCGGCCTGCATGGCCGCTGCCCCCGCTGCGGCCAGGGGCATCTGTTCAACGGCTTCCTCACCCTGCGCCCCTCCTGCGAGGCGTGCGGGCTGGATTATGGCTTTGCCGACCCGGCGGACGGCCCGGCGTTTTTCGTGATGATGTTCGTCTGCATCCCGGCGGTGATCTTCGGCTTGTGGCTGGAGATGGCCTATGAGCCGCCCGTGTGGGTGCATTTCGTGACCACCCTGCCGCTCATCCTTCTGAGCTGCATCCCGCCCCTGCGCCCGTTGAAGGGGTGGCTGGTAGCCTCGCAATTCTTCTACAAGGCGGAGGAAGGCCAGCGCGTGACCGTCAAGGACGAAGTCGCCGCGCCCCGGCCGCTGCCCTGA
- a CDS encoding putative transcriptional regulator, GntR family (PFAM: regulatory protein GntR HTH; aminotransferase class I and II~KEGG: rme:Rmet_5794 transcriptional regulator, GntR family), with the protein MARGDSTSSWIRPLDPAGGLRYLQIVDLVAEAVAAGRLRPGDRLPPQRKLADQLGVDLTTVTRAYAEARRRNLIDAVTGRGSFIAVRREPGGPLMDLSMNIPPAPKGIRLADLMQRGISSVLARADSNLLMSYHVGAGSLADRMAAAAWLEPLLGAVDPQRLVVAPGAQSALSALVGSLVGREGVILAEPLAYPGLLAAARHWQVRPVAVPADAEGPLPEGLEQAARNHGARVFCLTPTIQNPTAVTLSPARRSALARVAAALDLILIEDDPYALLAPEAPPPIATLAPERTYYVSTLSKVLTPGLRTAFVVVPDGTAPDALVSALRAHVLMPAPLMTALATDWIRSGEAAQLLKGVREEAAARQEMARHLFPSARSHRSGLHLWQPLPAHWDRYRLVETARREGLGVTASDAFSVEARPPDAVRISIGGVPDRARLNAALEKLAAIMSTLHARYQDGVV; encoded by the coding sequence ATGGCGAGGGGAGACAGCACGTCGTCATGGATCCGCCCGCTCGATCCGGCCGGCGGGCTGCGCTACCTGCAGATCGTGGATCTCGTCGCCGAGGCCGTCGCCGCCGGGCGGCTGCGTCCCGGTGACCGCCTGCCGCCGCAGCGCAAGCTGGCCGACCAGTTGGGCGTGGACCTGACCACCGTCACCCGCGCCTATGCCGAGGCGCGGCGCCGCAACCTGATCGACGCGGTGACGGGGCGCGGCTCCTTCATCGCGGTGCGGCGGGAGCCGGGCGGGCCGCTGATGGACCTCAGCATGAATATTCCGCCGGCCCCCAAGGGCATCCGGCTGGCGGACCTCATGCAGCGGGGGATCAGCTCGGTGCTGGCGCGCGCCGATTCCAATCTGCTCATGAGCTATCACGTGGGTGCCGGCTCTCTGGCGGACCGGATGGCTGCCGCCGCGTGGCTCGAACCGCTGCTGGGCGCGGTGGATCCGCAGCGGCTGGTGGTGGCCCCCGGCGCCCAGTCGGCGCTGTCCGCCCTTGTCGGCAGCCTGGTCGGGCGGGAGGGCGTCATCCTCGCCGAGCCGCTGGCCTATCCCGGCCTGCTGGCGGCGGCGCGACACTGGCAGGTGCGCCCCGTTGCCGTGCCCGCGGACGCGGAGGGGCCGCTGCCGGAGGGTCTCGAACAGGCGGCGCGGAACCATGGGGCGCGGGTGTTCTGCCTCACCCCCACCATCCAGAATCCCACCGCCGTGACGCTTTCCCCGGCGCGACGGTCTGCGCTTGCCCGCGTGGCGGCGGCGCTCGATCTCATCCTCATCGAGGACGACCCCTACGCCCTGCTGGCGCCCGAAGCGCCGCCGCCCATCGCGACCCTGGCGCCCGAGCGCACCTATTATGTCTCCACCTTGTCGAAGGTGCTGACGCCCGGCCTGCGCACAGCCTTCGTGGTGGTGCCGGACGGCACCGCGCCGGATGCGTTGGTCAGCGCCCTGCGGGCCCATGTGCTGATGCCGGCCCCGCTCATGACGGCGCTGGCGACGGACTGGATCCGCAGCGGCGAGGCTGCTCAGTTGCTCAAGGGTGTGCGCGAGGAGGCCGCCGCCCGACAGGAGATGGCCCGGCACCTGTTTCCATCGGCCCGGTCGCACCGCAGCGGGCTGCACCTGTGGCAACCCCTGCCGGCGCATTGGGACCGCTACCGCCTGGTGGAGACGGCGCGGCGCGAGGGGCTGGGGGTTACGGCATCGGACGCCTTCAGCGTCGAGGCTCGCCCGCCGGATGCGGTGCGCATCTCCATCGGCGGTGTTCCGGACCGGGCAAGGCTCAACGCGGCGCTGGAGAAGCTCGCCGCCATCATGAGCACCCTGCACGCGCGCTATCAGGACGGGGTGGTCTGA
- a CDS encoding signal recognition particle-docking protein FtsY (TIGRFAM: signal recognition particle-docking protein FtsY~PFAM: GTP-binding signal recognition particle SRP54 G- domain; GTP-binding signal recognition particle SRP54 helical bundle~SMART: AAA ATPase~KEGG: rpa:RPA0209 putative cell division protein FtsY) produces the protein MSDNDRNSPADAQKKKRGLWGWLKSGFEDPVPRFTHETPQEAGAPADEGREAAPAPSGDAAAVTGEASSTTPVPAAEVGPEAAPAPVAEVPPPVPVEVPVAPAGGPAFGAQIEQPPAPTVVPVPPAVAESTSEAVRVPMAEPEPEAPVAEAPPAIASESVEASAPAFEAPPEEAPVLEAPIVEAEPAPEVPPPAVEPALVDVPQQLPVEPEPVADGPAAEPQPAKKGFWSRLASGLARTASSLGQGITDLVSKRKLDADTLEELEDVLIRADLGVETSMRIVETVGKGRHDKMISPEEVKRLIAEEVERILIPVAQPLVVDTAHKPFVVLMVGVNGSGKTTTIGKLAAQWRTEGKKVVLAAGDTFRAAAIEQLKVWGTRTGATVIAREQGSDAAGVAHEAVVEARAAGADILMVDTAGRLQNRTELMAELEKVVRVIKKLEPSAPHAVLLVLDATVGQNALSQVEAFTRIAGVTGMVMTKLDGTARGGILVAIAAKHKLPVHLIGVGEAAEDLQPFAARDFARAIAGLN, from the coding sequence ATGAGCGACAACGACCGGAATTCCCCCGCTGACGCGCAGAAGAAGAAGCGCGGCCTGTGGGGCTGGCTGAAGTCCGGTTTTGAGGATCCCGTCCCGCGCTTCACCCATGAGACCCCGCAGGAGGCCGGCGCGCCGGCTGACGAGGGGCGCGAGGCTGCGCCCGCGCCGTCGGGCGATGCCGCGGCCGTGACCGGCGAGGCTTCATCCACGACGCCCGTCCCCGCCGCCGAAGTCGGACCGGAAGCAGCGCCTGCGCCGGTGGCCGAGGTGCCGCCCCCGGTCCCTGTGGAGGTCCCCGTGGCGCCCGCAGGCGGCCCGGCTTTCGGTGCGCAGATCGAACAGCCGCCGGCCCCCACCGTGGTGCCTGTCCCTCCGGCCGTGGCTGAATCGACGTCCGAAGCGGTTCGGGTTCCCATGGCTGAGCCGGAGCCCGAGGCGCCGGTCGCCGAAGCCCCGCCGGCCATCGCATCCGAGAGCGTGGAAGCCAGCGCGCCAGCCTTTGAGGCGCCGCCCGAAGAAGCGCCTGTTCTCGAAGCCCCCATTGTTGAGGCGGAGCCCGCGCCCGAGGTCCCGCCTCCCGCCGTCGAGCCTGCGCTGGTCGATGTGCCGCAGCAGCTTCCGGTGGAGCCCGAGCCTGTCGCCGACGGTCCCGCCGCCGAGCCTCAGCCGGCGAAGAAAGGCTTCTGGAGCCGGCTTGCCTCGGGCCTCGCCCGCACCGCGTCCAGCCTCGGGCAGGGCATCACCGACCTCGTTTCCAAGCGCAAGCTCGATGCCGACACGCTGGAAGAGCTGGAGGACGTGCTCATCCGCGCCGATCTCGGCGTGGAGACCTCCATGCGCATCGTGGAGACGGTGGGCAAGGGCCGGCACGACAAGATGATCTCCCCCGAGGAGGTGAAGCGCCTCATTGCGGAGGAGGTGGAGCGCATCCTCATTCCGGTGGCGCAGCCGCTGGTGGTGGATACGGCGCACAAGCCCTTCGTGGTGCTGATGGTGGGGGTGAACGGTTCGGGCAAGACCACCACCATCGGCAAGCTCGCCGCCCAGTGGCGCACCGAAGGCAAAAAGGTGGTGCTCGCCGCCGGCGACACCTTCCGTGCCGCCGCCATCGAGCAACTGAAGGTGTGGGGCACCCGCACCGGCGCCACCGTCATCGCCCGCGAGCAGGGCTCCGATGCCGCCGGCGTCGCCCATGAGGCGGTGGTGGAGGCGCGCGCGGCCGGGGCCGACATCCTTATGGTGGACACCGCCGGCCGCCTCCAGAACCGCACCGAGCTGATGGCGGAGCTGGAGAAGGTGGTGCGCGTCATCAAGAAGCTGGAGCCCTCGGCGCCCCACGCAGTGCTTCTGGTGCTCGACGCCACGGTGGGCCAGAACGCGCTGTCGCAGGTGGAAGCCTTCACCCGCATCGCCGGGGTGACCGGGATGGTCATGACCAAGCTCGACGGCACGGCGCGTGGTGGCATCCTGGTGGCCATCGCCGCCAAGCACAAGCTGCCGGTGCACCTCATCGGCGTGGGCGAGGCGGCCGAGGACCTCCAGCCCTTCGCCGCCCGGGATTTTGCCCGCGCCATCGCCGGGTTGAACTGA